In Labilithrix sp., a single genomic region encodes these proteins:
- a CDS encoding ABC transporter ATP-binding protein: MRVAHPTRARIVVTEGAPLLALTGLKVAYGGIKALKGIDLEVMPGEIVALIGANGAGKTTTLKTIMGLVPLGEGAISFGGRDLAGVAAEERVARGISLAPEGRAIFPTLTVRENLELGAYLHRDPKAMAETIEDVTSLFPRLGERMRQEGGTLSGGEQQMLAIGRALMARPQLLLLDEPSLGIAPKLVQQIFAAIGQIAKSGVTILLVEQNTRIALATSQRAYVLRTGEIALEGASKDLAANEEIQAAYLGG; this comes from the coding sequence ATGCGCGTCGCTCACCCGACGCGCGCGCGGATCGTCGTCACCGAGGGCGCGCCGCTCCTCGCCCTCACCGGGCTCAAGGTCGCCTACGGCGGCATCAAGGCGCTGAAGGGGATCGACCTCGAGGTCATGCCCGGCGAGATCGTCGCCCTCATCGGCGCGAACGGCGCCGGCAAGACGACGACGCTGAAGACGATCATGGGGCTCGTCCCGCTCGGCGAGGGCGCGATCTCGTTCGGCGGCCGCGACCTCGCCGGCGTCGCGGCGGAGGAGCGGGTCGCGCGCGGCATCTCGCTCGCGCCCGAGGGCCGCGCGATCTTCCCGACCCTCACCGTGCGCGAGAACCTCGAGCTCGGCGCGTACCTCCATCGCGATCCGAAGGCGATGGCGGAGACGATCGAGGACGTGACGAGCCTGTTCCCGCGCCTCGGCGAGCGCATGCGCCAGGAGGGCGGCACGCTCTCCGGCGGCGAGCAGCAGATGCTCGCGATCGGCCGCGCGCTGATGGCGCGCCCGCAGCTCCTCTTGCTCGACGAGCCTTCCCTCGGCATCGCGCCGAAGCTCGTGCAGCAGATCTTCGCCGCGATCGGGCAGATCGCGAAGTCGGGTGTCACGATCCTGCTCGTCGAGCAGAACACGCGCATCGCCCTCGCGACGAGCCAGCGCGCGTACGTTCTGCGCACCGGCGAGATCGCGCTCGAGGGCGCGTCGAAGGACCTCGCCGCGAACGAGGAGATCCAGGCGGCCTACCTCGGCGGGTGA
- the pssA gene encoding CDP-diacylglycerol--serine O-phosphatidyltransferase yields the protein MGAPAIKKKKLDLRKTLFLLPNLITLTSIFCGFDSIRLSASAQSDEDYYLAALLVVYALFFDMLDGRVARLTKTQSAFGLQIDSLADVVSFGVAPSLLVYKWSLERLGTAGIVIAFLFTAAGAVRLARFNVLSMGENGQPTKPGKYIVGLPVPGAAGVLLSLVIANHAIGGDLGSVKYLYAMAGLVVFLSFLMVSTVKFRSFKDLKLNARSIGLVMFAVVSSAAVALKTKPAFVLVWLLGCYVVIALVETMIMVPRGIAERRRARADRTSIPPT from the coding sequence ATGGGCGCCCCTGCGATCAAGAAGAAGAAGCTCGACCTCCGGAAGACGCTCTTCCTGCTCCCGAACCTCATCACGTTGACGAGCATTTTCTGCGGGTTCGACTCGATCCGGCTGTCCGCGTCCGCCCAGAGCGACGAGGACTACTACCTCGCCGCCCTCCTCGTCGTGTACGCGCTCTTCTTCGACATGCTCGACGGCCGCGTCGCGCGCCTCACGAAGACGCAGAGCGCGTTCGGCCTCCAGATCGACTCCCTCGCGGACGTCGTGTCGTTCGGCGTCGCCCCTTCCCTCCTCGTCTACAAGTGGTCGCTCGAGCGCCTCGGCACGGCGGGCATCGTCATCGCCTTCCTCTTCACCGCCGCGGGCGCGGTGCGCCTCGCGCGCTTCAACGTCCTCAGCATGGGCGAGAACGGCCAGCCGACGAAGCCGGGCAAGTACATCGTCGGGCTGCCGGTGCCGGGCGCGGCGGGCGTGCTCCTCTCGCTCGTCATCGCGAACCACGCGATCGGCGGCGACCTCGGGAGCGTGAAGTACCTCTACGCGATGGCGGGGCTCGTCGTCTTCCTCTCCTTCCTCATGGTCTCGACCGTGAAGTTCCGCTCGTTCAAGGACCTCAAGCTCAACGCGCGCTCGATCGGCCTCGTGATGTTCGCGGTCGTCTCGAGCGCGGCGGTCGCGCTGAAGACGAAGCCCGCGTTCGTGCTCGTGTGGCTCCTCGGCTGCTACGTCGTCATCGCCCTCGTCGAGACGATGATCATGGTCCCCCGCGGCATCGCCGAACGCCGCCGCGCCCGCGCCGACCGCACGAGCATCCCGCCGACCTAG
- a CDS encoding protein kinase encodes MQCRKPASENILTLSDGRTVTLHEVLGAGRYGIVHRAFIEGGWGIRRPAAVKRMQLAPDFDPADAMRALGAIARRLVCIRHPSVIQLFELDRTDRLHADPHMPFMVTEIVEGESLQSLIASWQKSGVRAPVDFALVVVLRAAEALGAALFTEGPDGALTGLIHGDLSPRQVLVSSQGEVKVGDFGQFMLGEGQSHVRQRAALGYAAPEVVWGNTPDARSDVFSLGAILRELLVGPRFREGTSTRDAMRMIRDGQFHASLLEPNIPRAIRDILDQALDPNPAARYGHARAFAFDLRREMLKLNLTDAQVCIRHAIVGWCEAPEAPEDTSEPPKTERMPDLEPPPSRQHSDVVPRGTGLEDQEEDLPEFIFGSLP; translated from the coding sequence GTGCAGTGCCGCAAGCCCGCATCCGAGAACATCCTCACGCTGAGTGACGGCCGTACGGTCACGCTGCACGAGGTCCTCGGCGCGGGTCGTTACGGCATCGTGCACCGCGCGTTCATCGAGGGCGGCTGGGGGATCCGCCGCCCCGCCGCCGTGAAGCGGATGCAGCTCGCGCCCGACTTCGATCCGGCCGACGCGATGCGCGCGCTCGGCGCGATCGCCCGCCGTCTCGTCTGCATCCGGCACCCGTCGGTCATCCAGCTCTTCGAGCTGGACCGCACTGATCGCCTGCACGCCGACCCGCACATGCCGTTCATGGTCACGGAGATCGTGGAGGGCGAGTCGCTCCAGAGCCTCATCGCGAGCTGGCAAAAGAGCGGCGTCCGCGCGCCGGTGGACTTCGCGCTCGTCGTCGTCCTCCGCGCGGCCGAGGCGCTCGGCGCCGCGCTCTTCACCGAAGGCCCCGACGGCGCGCTCACCGGCCTGATCCACGGCGACCTCTCCCCGCGCCAGGTCCTGGTCTCGAGCCAGGGCGAGGTAAAGGTCGGCGATTTCGGGCAATTCATGCTCGGCGAGGGCCAGTCGCACGTCCGCCAGCGCGCCGCGCTCGGCTACGCGGCGCCCGAGGTCGTGTGGGGCAACACGCCCGACGCGCGCTCCGACGTGTTCTCCCTCGGCGCGATCCTCCGCGAGCTCCTCGTCGGCCCGCGTTTCCGCGAAGGGACCAGCACGCGCGACGCGATGCGGATGATCCGCGACGGCCAGTTCCACGCGAGCCTGCTCGAGCCCAACATCCCGCGCGCGATCCGCGACATCCTCGATCAAGCGCTCGACCCGAACCCCGCCGCCCGCTACGGCCACGCCCGCGCGTTCGCCTTCGATCTCCGCCGCGAGATGCTGAAGCTCAACCTCACCGACGCGCAAGTCTGCATCCGCCACGCGATCGTCGGCTGGTGCGAGGCTCCCGAGGCTCCCGAGGACACGAGCGAGCCCCCGAAGACGGAGCGCATGCCCGACCTCGAGCCCCCGCCGTCGCGCCAGCACAGCGACGTCGTCCCCCGCGGCACGGGCCTCGAGGATCAGGAAGAAGACCTCCCCGAGTTCATCTTCGGCAGCCTCCCCTGA
- a CDS encoding YceI family protein produces the protein MRHLPLLGLVGLAAALAACGGSTQRAAVSAAPPAANGASLLDAAPAEKEYVVDVARSKLEVWSQDIMGGDHRITFGSWRARVKTEPVPSIAAELEMATATLHPPRGTRTLRARLLEVDKFPLSTLEATMKKTGERRGEHLVEGVTELHGVRKRLRFTGLLTQDGDTFHFVASFVISRKTFGIRYAPAEPFLKDDVRVVLDVVAVPASKPPPPPPEPAPEEDAPDDAAR, from the coding sequence ATGAGGCATCTCCCGCTCCTCGGCCTCGTCGGTCTCGCGGCCGCGCTCGCCGCGTGTGGCGGGAGCACGCAGCGCGCGGCGGTGTCCGCCGCGCCGCCGGCGGCGAACGGCGCGTCGCTCCTCGACGCGGCGCCGGCGGAGAAGGAGTACGTCGTCGACGTCGCGCGGTCGAAGCTCGAGGTCTGGAGCCAGGACATCATGGGCGGCGATCACAGGATCACGTTCGGGAGCTGGCGCGCGCGCGTGAAGACGGAGCCGGTGCCGTCGATCGCGGCCGAGCTCGAGATGGCGACGGCGACGCTCCATCCGCCGCGCGGGACGCGGACGCTGCGCGCGCGCCTCCTCGAGGTCGACAAGTTCCCGCTCTCGACCCTCGAAGCGACGATGAAGAAGACCGGCGAGCGCCGCGGCGAGCACCTGGTCGAGGGCGTCACCGAGCTCCACGGCGTGCGCAAGCGCCTCCGCTTCACCGGCCTCCTCACGCAGGACGGCGACACGTTCCACTTCGTCGCGTCGTTCGTGATCTCGCGCAAGACGTTCGGCATCCGCTACGCGCCGGCGGAGCCCTTCCTCAAGGATGACGTGCGCGTCGTCCTCGACGTCGTCGCGGTCCCGGCCTCGAAGCCGCCGCCTCCGCCGCCCGAGCCCGCGCCGGAGGAGGACGCGCCGGACGACGCCGCGCGCTAG
- a CDS encoding ABC transporter ATP-binding protein, translating to MELVLENVAKSFGGLRAVGGVGFKVRSDTIFGLIGPNGAGKTTVFNLITGVYKPDRGKITLGDVDLVPLKPAQIAGAGVGRTFQNIRLFGQLSVLENLLVACELQKKAHLAAAVLRAPVHYEDEAEMETRALDLLRIFELEAQADEAPTSLAYGNQRRLEIARAMMLKPSLLLLDEPAAGMNYGEAEGLKTQIQWLRDTFRLSIVLVEHNMQVVMGVCEEIHVLDHGETIAHGSPAEIRAHPKVLAAYLGEEETSPIVLSAALERSRPSLAALADPTSSDRVPVSEKLSAKEEKALSDNLMAALDSAIKEPDLPEFKRDPDKDKF from the coding sequence ATGGAGCTCGTCCTCGAGAACGTGGCGAAGAGCTTCGGCGGCCTCCGCGCGGTCGGCGGCGTCGGCTTCAAGGTGAGGAGCGACACGATCTTCGGCCTCATCGGCCCGAACGGCGCAGGGAAGACGACGGTCTTCAACCTGATCACCGGCGTCTACAAACCGGACCGCGGGAAGATCACGCTCGGCGACGTCGACCTCGTGCCGCTGAAGCCGGCGCAGATCGCGGGCGCCGGCGTCGGCCGCACGTTCCAGAACATCCGGCTCTTCGGGCAGCTCTCCGTCCTCGAGAACCTGCTCGTCGCGTGCGAGCTGCAGAAGAAGGCGCACCTCGCCGCCGCGGTGCTGCGCGCGCCGGTGCACTACGAGGACGAGGCGGAGATGGAGACGCGCGCGCTCGATCTCCTCCGCATCTTCGAGCTCGAGGCGCAGGCCGACGAGGCGCCGACGTCGCTCGCGTACGGCAACCAGCGCCGCCTCGAGATCGCGCGCGCGATGATGCTGAAGCCCTCGCTCCTCCTCCTCGACGAGCCCGCCGCGGGGATGAACTACGGCGAAGCGGAGGGGCTGAAGACGCAGATCCAGTGGCTCCGCGACACGTTCCGCCTCTCGATCGTCCTCGTCGAGCACAACATGCAGGTCGTGATGGGCGTGTGCGAGGAGATCCACGTCCTCGACCACGGCGAGACGATCGCGCACGGCTCGCCGGCCGAGATCCGCGCGCACCCGAAGGTCCTCGCGGCGTACCTCGGCGAGGAGGAGACGTCGCCGATCGTGCTCTCCGCCGCGCTCGAGCGCTCGCGGCCGAGCCTCGCCGCGCTCGCCGATCCGACCTCGTCCGATCGCGTGCCGGTGAGCGAGAAGCTCTCGGCGAAGGAGGAGAAGGCGCTCTCCGACAACCTGATGGCGGCGCTCGACTCGGCGATCAAGGAGCCGGACCTCCCCGAGTTCAAGCGCGATCCCGACAAGGACAAGTTCTGA
- the ybgF gene encoding tol-pal system protein YbgF, which yields MPRALSFVLLGAAIAGCAHEAAADRQLHEMKETIGKVQVEQDRENRAFMEEPAPVASARPAAAKTPALPPPRTVQLDDGADDGASADPDDPTARPEIKLQGSGGGAVRPARRATESPRSDGPRAFDPEAKRMYEDGIHLVQAKSFDRALDVLSTFLSRWPDHPYVENALYWKGECLYARGEYLRAAEQFEAVVTRYGAGKKGADALLKLGMCHDRLGASDRAREYWDRLRRDFPHSDVTKKIPAGETNRGSGPKETR from the coding sequence ATGCCTCGGGCTCTCTCGTTCGTTCTCCTCGGAGCGGCGATCGCCGGCTGTGCTCACGAGGCCGCGGCCGACCGGCAGCTCCACGAGATGAAGGAGACGATCGGCAAGGTCCAGGTCGAGCAGGACCGCGAGAACCGCGCGTTCATGGAAGAGCCCGCGCCCGTCGCGTCGGCCCGGCCGGCCGCCGCGAAGACGCCGGCGCTGCCGCCGCCGCGCACGGTGCAGCTCGACGACGGCGCGGACGACGGCGCGAGCGCGGACCCCGACGATCCGACCGCGCGCCCCGAGATCAAGCTGCAGGGCAGCGGGGGCGGAGCGGTGCGGCCCGCGAGGCGCGCGACGGAGTCGCCTCGCAGCGACGGGCCGCGCGCCTTCGATCCCGAGGCGAAGCGCATGTACGAGGACGGCATCCACCTCGTTCAGGCGAAGAGCTTCGACCGCGCGCTCGACGTCCTCTCGACATTCCTGAGCCGGTGGCCCGACCACCCGTACGTCGAGAACGCGCTCTACTGGAAGGGCGAGTGCCTCTACGCGCGCGGCGAGTACCTCCGCGCGGCCGAGCAGTTCGAGGCGGTCGTGACCCGCTACGGCGCCGGCAAGAAGGGCGCGGACGCGCTCTTGAAGCTCGGCATGTGCCACGACCGCCTCGGCGCGAGCGATCGCGCGCGGGAGTACTGGGACCGCTTGCGGCGCGATTTCCCGCACAGCGACGTGACGAAGAAGATCCCGGCCGGCGAGACGAATCGGGGCTCCGGCCCGAAGGAGACGCGATGA
- a CDS encoding TIGR01777 family oxidoreductase encodes MRIVVSGGTGLIGKALCHALAARGDEVVILTRGAPRGLEHACSECGKGGRLEFVTWSPKSAGAWMDVVDGADAVVHLAGANVADERWTPERKRELTESRTVPTALLAEAAAKAKKKPAVFVSASGVGHYGIDVGDALLDETAKTGTDFLAQLTKRWEDATKPAEEAGVRVCLARIGLVLGKGGGVYERLGKIFRAFIGGPVGDGEQYMPWIHVRDVVRALIAMIDRSDLSGAYNVVSPEPVTMNVFADAMATSLRRPAVFRVPAFAVKVVMGTEAASCVLTGQRAVPKRLVDAGFDFLFPDLRSALADLAS; translated from the coding sequence GTGCGGATCGTCGTCAGCGGAGGAACCGGATTGATCGGGAAGGCGCTCTGCCATGCGCTCGCCGCGCGTGGCGACGAGGTCGTCATCCTCACGCGCGGCGCCCCTCGCGGTCTCGAGCACGCGTGCTCCGAGTGCGGCAAGGGCGGCCGGCTCGAGTTCGTGACGTGGTCGCCGAAGAGCGCCGGCGCTTGGATGGACGTCGTCGACGGCGCGGACGCCGTCGTGCACCTCGCCGGCGCGAACGTCGCCGACGAGCGCTGGACCCCCGAGCGCAAGCGCGAGCTCACCGAGAGCCGCACCGTCCCGACCGCGCTCCTCGCGGAGGCGGCGGCGAAGGCGAAGAAGAAGCCGGCCGTCTTCGTGAGCGCCTCCGGCGTCGGCCACTACGGCATCGACGTCGGCGACGCGCTCCTCGACGAGACCGCGAAGACGGGGACCGATTTCCTCGCGCAGCTGACGAAGCGATGGGAGGACGCGACGAAGCCGGCGGAGGAGGCCGGCGTTCGCGTGTGTCTCGCGCGCATCGGCCTCGTCCTCGGCAAGGGGGGAGGGGTCTACGAGCGCCTCGGGAAGATCTTCCGCGCCTTCATCGGCGGTCCGGTCGGCGACGGCGAGCAGTACATGCCGTGGATCCACGTCCGCGACGTGGTGCGCGCGCTCATCGCGATGATCGATCGGAGCGATCTCTCCGGCGCGTACAACGTCGTGTCGCCCGAGCCGGTGACGATGAACGTGTTCGCCGACGCGATGGCGACGTCGCTCCGGCGGCCCGCCGTCTTCCGCGTCCCCGCGTTCGCGGTGAAGGTCGTGATGGGGACCGAGGCCGCGAGCTGCGTCCTCACCGGCCAGCGCGCGGTGCCGAAGCGCCTCGTCGACGCTGGCTTCGATTTCCTCTTCCCCGATCTCCGCTCCGCGCTCGCCGACCTCGCGTCTTGA
- a CDS encoding HNH endonuclease, which translates to MRIDDLTNEQLLSALRRVLGDERRAVAAMLAYLIEVEKRPIHLEQACSSMHDFCTRKLGLSEDQASRRIAAARLGARFPELIAAIGDGRMHLSGVLQLRALFTEANVDELVAEASGRTRTHLDLLVARYAPKPDVPDTIRPIAAQRDLVTDGPAGGTRAPAVSASAPMSSSPSVQVLPLTVERFQIMFTAAVELRDKLELARALSRHVNPNGDLAVVIERAIDLLLLHLAKTKLGKVKHPRRSKGRANPNDVSRETLREVHERDARQCTFVSANGERCPAREWLEVDHRQPRALGGAGTLENVRLLCRAHNRLAAEQTFGTEHVAHKIEEARATRITTAERSAQPNLIASRAETTSPTAHTHASPTPPRPAAPTVANVAVATNAHAHEGASATLSAEVDTLVAVATNAHAYEGACATIPSAGDKGVAGATNALVHDADVSVGSASRGPRSGRASGREAIRARSARGVSGVGCRGEAPTLTARLIRAGADRLVRSRRRMTTGRRVRSFALRLFVSGFGIERLGLCSCGCPRPCGVSRSMSPCVPRFGCLRRAPKRS; encoded by the coding sequence ATGCGCATCGATGACCTCACGAACGAGCAGCTCCTGTCGGCGCTTCGGCGCGTCCTCGGTGATGAGCGTCGCGCTGTCGCGGCGATGCTCGCCTACCTCATCGAGGTCGAGAAACGTCCGATCCATCTCGAGCAAGCGTGCTCGTCGATGCACGACTTCTGCACACGGAAGCTCGGGCTGAGCGAGGATCAGGCGTCTCGCCGGATCGCCGCCGCGCGCCTGGGGGCGCGCTTTCCGGAGCTCATCGCGGCGATCGGTGACGGACGCATGCATCTCTCCGGCGTGCTGCAGCTCCGCGCGCTCTTCACGGAGGCGAACGTCGACGAGCTCGTCGCCGAAGCGAGCGGCAGGACGCGCACGCACCTCGATCTCCTCGTCGCGAGGTACGCGCCGAAGCCCGACGTGCCCGACACGATTCGACCGATCGCCGCGCAACGCGACCTCGTGACCGATGGGCCGGCCGGCGGCACACGGGCGCCCGCAGTGTCGGCGTCCGCGCCGATGTCGTCGTCGCCGAGCGTGCAGGTCTTGCCGCTCACGGTCGAGCGGTTCCAGATCATGTTCACGGCTGCGGTGGAGCTGCGCGACAAGCTCGAGCTGGCGCGTGCTCTCTCTCGGCACGTGAATCCGAACGGCGACCTGGCGGTCGTGATCGAGCGCGCCATCGATCTGCTGCTCTTGCACCTCGCGAAGACGAAGCTTGGAAAAGTGAAACATCCGCGACGGAGCAAGGGCCGCGCGAATCCGAACGACGTCTCGCGCGAGACGCTGCGCGAGGTCCATGAGCGGGACGCGCGCCAGTGCACCTTCGTCAGCGCAAACGGCGAGCGCTGCCCAGCGCGAGAGTGGCTCGAGGTCGATCATCGTCAGCCACGCGCGCTCGGCGGCGCAGGCACGCTCGAGAACGTTCGGCTCCTCTGCCGAGCGCACAACCGGCTCGCCGCAGAGCAGACCTTCGGCACCGAGCACGTCGCGCACAAGATCGAGGAAGCCCGCGCCACGCGCATCACCACCGCCGAACGCAGCGCCCAGCCGAACCTGATCGCCTCGCGAGCCGAGACAACCTCTCCGACCGCCCACACCCACGCCTCACCAACGCCGCCGCGCCCAGCAGCACCGACGGTCGCGAACGTCGCCGTCGCGACGAACGCGCACGCCCACGAAGGCGCGAGCGCGACGCTCTCGGCGGAGGTCGACACGCTCGTCGCCGTCGCAACGAACGCGCATGCCTATGAAGGCGCGTGCGCGACCATCCCTTCGGCGGGCGATAAGGGCGTCGCTGGCGCGACGAATGCGCTTGTCCACGACGCGGACGTGAGCGTCGGCTCCGCGTCCCGGGGCCCCAGAAGCGGCCGCGCCAGCGGTCGCGAAGCGATCCGAGCGCGCAGCGCGAGGGGCGTGTCTGGGGTGGGGTGTCGGGGCGAAGCCCCGACGTTGACAGCGAGATTGATCCGCGCCGGTGCGGATCGCTTGGTGCGTTCGCGCCGCCGCATGACCACCGGACGGCGCGTGAGGTCGTTCGCTTTGCGCTTGTTCGTCTCGGGTTTCGGGATCGAGAGGTTGGGGCTGTGCTCGTGCGGCTGCCCGCGGCCGTGTGGTGTGAGCCGCTCGATGTCGCCATGCGTGCCGCGCTTCGGCTGCTTACGTAGAGCACCCAAGCGATCATGA
- a CDS encoding branched-chain amino acid ABC transporter permease, which yields MAAACNVAVALSLNVINGMAGQFSIGHAGFVGIGGYTSAVIASNLHHALGGGEPTLARSFIVVPVCLVASAALAGAFGFVVGLPSLRLRGDYLAIVTLGFAEIFRLSIATAGAGEGGGLLARLGGQNGYQGVGNVGVPLYAGPFWVFGVVFVLGVVAWRIKFSGWGRALRALREDEIAAAAVGVDPTRYKVTSFVLAATGAGIAGGLMAIMRDGMPVQNPDNYTFQTSFDAITMVILGGSGSVTGAVLGGLFITFSIKAIEQVQGSDVVRELVVSVPSLDLNALRMIVYAAVLILLMIWRPEGLLGERELFFNSRRKTT from the coding sequence ATGGCGGCGGCGTGCAACGTCGCGGTTGCGCTTTCGCTCAACGTCATCAACGGCATGGCGGGGCAGTTCTCGATCGGCCACGCCGGCTTCGTCGGCATCGGCGGCTACACGAGCGCGGTCATCGCGTCGAACCTGCATCACGCGCTCGGCGGCGGCGAGCCCACCCTCGCGCGCTCGTTCATCGTCGTGCCGGTGTGCCTCGTCGCGTCCGCCGCGCTCGCGGGCGCGTTCGGCTTCGTCGTCGGGCTGCCGAGCCTCCGCCTCCGCGGCGACTACCTCGCGATCGTCACCCTCGGCTTCGCGGAGATCTTCCGCCTCTCGATCGCGACCGCGGGCGCGGGCGAAGGCGGCGGCCTGCTCGCGCGGCTCGGCGGACAGAACGGCTACCAGGGGGTCGGCAACGTCGGGGTGCCGCTCTACGCGGGGCCGTTCTGGGTCTTCGGCGTCGTCTTCGTGCTCGGCGTCGTCGCGTGGCGCATCAAGTTCAGCGGGTGGGGGCGCGCGCTGCGGGCGCTGCGCGAGGACGAGATCGCCGCCGCGGCGGTGGGCGTCGATCCGACGCGCTACAAGGTCACGTCCTTCGTCCTCGCCGCGACCGGCGCCGGCATCGCGGGCGGGCTGATGGCGATCATGCGCGACGGGATGCCGGTCCAGAACCCCGACAACTACACGTTCCAGACCTCGTTCGACGCGATCACGATGGTCATCCTCGGCGGCTCCGGCAGCGTCACCGGCGCGGTGCTCGGCGGCCTCTTCATCACGTTCTCGATCAAGGCGATCGAGCAGGTGCAGGGCAGCGACGTGGTGCGCGAGCTCGTCGTCAGCGTGCCCTCGCTCGATCTCAACGCGCTCCGCATGATCGTCTACGCCGCCGTCCTCATCCTCTTGATGATCTGGCGGCCGGAGGGGCTCCTCGGCGAGCGCGAGCTCTTCTTCAACTCGCGGCGGAAGACGACCTGA
- a CDS encoding HEAT repeat domain-containing protein, with protein sequence MLDDLYHLRERARASMARGDLDDAANSLVSAAQQTHVAEHDYVSILKPLAEVLTLRNDHRSALTVHWYMAFSEADGWKRATQHLQGVPSVDRARTLASTNDMAGAAREMENAGLVAAAAIYREKADDWRGARALWSRLAQVVGGGADAYNAALVQFNLARCAKKCGDGRQAREANVAAVRLLEEAADYFESVGQRERAFDCFQVLVQIGREGGMFEDVLEGFVNCIRILREDHLKYFALQYFEDALNAAKERGELSAAATLAREAADYARVLGMASASAHYVVMQADLWRDVARQHLERGAPPEIAENALLAGILAFGEVGHYARVGMLYQELAQMDLEDARRKHYARAAKRYDGVRDEATDSAPLPSHLRQENHFPDVWHVDLIEWEQQGSAAEACADVLLDRRWPDLIRRKAMLARLTAFAVEGRPEDASGPATNARVRLADQLAQLQLYAVLSPLEKLFERNERPVRVAVLAAMQQLFFKRSFVTVRAGLRDSDPAVVEQASKAVESLYFQHAFDPLSRIVRESPQPSVRASALRALARVDTMEAAEFLLGVLEHGAPADRSATLEGLKKSRGARFIELARSAMHTTTPEVQNVLRDVLRSRGIAA encoded by the coding sequence ATGCTCGACGACCTCTACCACCTGCGCGAACGCGCCCGCGCCTCGATGGCGCGCGGCGACCTCGACGACGCGGCGAACTCGCTCGTGTCGGCCGCGCAGCAGACCCACGTCGCCGAGCACGACTACGTCTCGATCCTGAAGCCGCTCGCGGAGGTCCTCACCCTCCGGAACGACCACCGCTCCGCCCTCACCGTGCATTGGTACATGGCCTTCTCCGAAGCCGACGGCTGGAAGCGCGCCACGCAGCACCTCCAGGGCGTGCCCTCCGTCGATCGCGCGCGCACCCTCGCCTCGACGAACGACATGGCGGGCGCGGCGCGCGAGATGGAGAACGCCGGCCTCGTCGCCGCGGCGGCGATCTACCGCGAGAAGGCGGACGACTGGCGCGGCGCGCGCGCGCTCTGGTCGCGCCTCGCGCAGGTCGTCGGCGGCGGCGCGGACGCGTACAACGCCGCGCTCGTGCAGTTCAACCTCGCGCGCTGCGCGAAGAAGTGCGGCGACGGCCGGCAAGCGCGCGAGGCGAACGTCGCCGCGGTGCGCCTCCTCGAAGAAGCGGCCGACTACTTCGAGAGCGTCGGCCAGCGCGAGCGCGCGTTCGACTGCTTCCAGGTCCTCGTCCAGATCGGGCGCGAGGGCGGGATGTTCGAGGACGTCCTCGAGGGCTTCGTGAACTGCATCCGCATCCTGCGCGAAGACCACCTCAAGTACTTCGCGCTCCAGTACTTCGAGGACGCGCTCAACGCGGCGAAGGAGCGCGGCGAGCTCTCCGCCGCCGCCACCCTCGCGCGCGAGGCCGCCGACTACGCGCGCGTCCTCGGCATGGCGAGCGCGTCCGCACATTACGTCGTCATGCAAGCGGACCTCTGGCGCGACGTCGCGCGCCAGCACCTCGAGCGCGGCGCGCCGCCGGAGATCGCGGAGAACGCGCTCCTCGCCGGCATCCTCGCGTTCGGCGAGGTCGGTCACTACGCGCGCGTCGGCATGCTCTACCAGGAGCTCGCGCAGATGGACCTCGAGGACGCGCGCCGCAAGCACTACGCGCGCGCGGCCAAGCGCTACGACGGCGTGCGCGACGAGGCGACCGACAGCGCGCCGCTCCCCTCCCACCTCCGGCAGGAGAACCACTTCCCCGACGTCTGGCACGTCGACCTCATCGAGTGGGAGCAGCAAGGCTCCGCCGCGGAGGCGTGCGCCGACGTGCTCCTCGATCGCCGCTGGCCCGATCTCATCCGTCGCAAGGCGATGCTCGCGCGCCTCACCGCGTTCGCGGTCGAGGGCCGCCCCGAGGACGCGAGCGGCCCCGCGACCAACGCGCGCGTGCGCCTCGCCGATCAGCTCGCGCAGCTGCAGCTCTACGCCGTGCTCTCCCCGCTCGAGAAGCTCTTCGAGCGCAACGAGCGCCCGGTGCGCGTCGCGGTCCTCGCCGCGATGCAGCAGCTCTTCTTCAAGCGCAGCTTCGTCACCGTGCGCGCCGGCCTCCGCGACTCCGACCCCGCGGTGGTGGAGCAAGCATCGAAGGCGGTCGAGTCGCTCTACTTCCAGCACGCGTTCGATCCCCTCTCGCGCATCGTGCGCGAGTCGCCGCAGCCGTCCGTCCGCGCGTCGGCGCTGCGAGCGCTCGCGCGCGTCGACACGATGGAGGCGGCCGAGTTCCTCCTCGGCGTGCTCGAGCACGGCGCCCCCGCCGACCGCAGCGCGACGCTCGAGGGCCTCAAGAAGTCCCGCGGCGCCCGCTTCATCGAGCTCGCCCGCAGCGCGATGCACACGACGACGCCAGAAGTTCAGAACGTCCTGCGCGACGTCCTCCGCTCCCGCGGCATCGCCGCCTGA